A window from Deltaproteobacteria bacterium encodes these proteins:
- the cooS gene encoding anaerobic carbon-monoxide dehydrogenase catalytic subunit produces the protein MTTGEVKGKAAKEKKAPKPQDLTIDSATAKMIERSRELEVETIFDRAQSMKPCNIGVQGTCCKNCSQGPCRLPLPKNLEGEDTRKGLCGATPETIAARNFARMVAGGAAAHSDHGRGVAETFLAAARKETEDYRIRDTKKLLEIAPDFGVEITVEGENGEILDRDIDEIAVEVAEKALAQWGQQEGEVITVKRAPKARYELWKKLGVVPRGIDREIVEIMHRTHIGVDQDYENILEQCSRAALADGWGGSMIATDLQDVLFGCPYPLKSSANLGILKEDHVNIIIHGHEPLLSEMIVQAAELPEMIELAKEKGAKGIQLGGICCTANEILMRHGVPLAGNFLQQELAIVTGAVDAMVVDVQCIMENIANVAQCFHTKIITTNPRAKIASGDVLHIEFDEHTAFEDAKKIVRTAIENFPNREKEVMIPDEKCDLIAGFSYEAINYHLGGTFRGSYTPLNDNIINGRIRGIAGVVGCNNARTAHDEGHLTVVKELIKHDVIVLTTGCNAIACGKAGLLTPESAKVFCGPGLAEVCEAVGIPPVLHMGSCVDNSRILMAATEVVKAGGLGNDISDLPVAGSAPEWMSEKAISIGHYFVASGVYTVFGVTLPVSGAPVFENYLYKELESMYGGMWDMEPDPIKHAHKMIAHIDKKRKALGIDKARERVLMDMADRREMEAA, from the coding sequence ATGACGACAGGAGAAGTCAAAGGAAAAGCGGCAAAGGAAAAGAAGGCCCCGAAGCCGCAGGATCTTACAATAGATTCAGCGACTGCGAAAATGATCGAGCGCTCCAGGGAACTTGAAGTGGAGACGATCTTCGATCGGGCCCAGAGCATGAAGCCTTGTAATATCGGAGTCCAGGGAACCTGTTGCAAAAACTGCTCACAGGGTCCATGTAGGTTGCCACTCCCCAAGAATCTGGAAGGTGAGGACACCCGCAAGGGTCTGTGTGGGGCAACGCCGGAGACCATCGCGGCCAGGAACTTCGCAAGGATGGTGGCGGGCGGGGCTGCGGCCCATTCCGACCACGGGAGAGGTGTTGCCGAGACCTTTCTTGCGGCGGCTCGAAAGGAGACCGAAGATTACCGGATCAGAGATACGAAAAAGTTGCTGGAGATTGCCCCGGACTTCGGCGTTGAGATTACGGTTGAAGGGGAAAACGGTGAAATTCTGGATCGGGACATCGACGAGATCGCCGTTGAAGTGGCTGAAAAGGCCCTTGCCCAGTGGGGTCAACAGGAAGGGGAGGTTATCACGGTCAAGCGGGCACCCAAGGCCCGGTACGAACTCTGGAAGAAGCTTGGTGTAGTTCCCCGGGGCATCGACCGTGAGATCGTCGAGATCATGCACCGGACCCATATAGGCGTTGACCAGGACTACGAAAACATCCTGGAACAGTGCAGCCGTGCGGCACTTGCCGACGGGTGGGGCGGCTCTATGATCGCAACGGACCTCCAGGACGTCCTGTTCGGATGCCCCTACCCCCTGAAGAGCTCCGCCAACCTTGGAATCCTCAAGGAAGACCATGTCAATATCATTATCCACGGCCACGAACCCCTCCTGAGTGAGATGATCGTTCAGGCCGCCGAACTGCCTGAGATGATTGAATTGGCCAAGGAGAAGGGAGCCAAAGGCATTCAACTTGGAGGGATCTGCTGCACCGCCAATGAGATCCTCATGCGACACGGGGTTCCCCTGGCGGGAAACTTCCTGCAGCAGGAACTTGCCATCGTCACGGGAGCGGTGGACGCCATGGTGGTGGACGTTCAGTGTATCATGGAGAATATCGCCAACGTGGCCCAGTGTTTCCACACCAAGATCATCACCACGAATCCCCGGGCGAAGATCGCCTCCGGAGACGTACTTCATATAGAGTTCGATGAACACACGGCCTTCGAGGACGCCAAGAAAATCGTCCGGACGGCCATCGAGAATTTCCCCAACCGCGAGAAGGAGGTCATGATCCCTGATGAGAAGTGTGACCTTATCGCGGGATTCAGCTATGAAGCCATCAATTACCATCTCGGTGGAACCTTCAGGGGTTCTTACACCCCCTTGAACGATAACATCATCAACGGACGAATTCGTGGGATCGCCGGAGTCGTGGGGTGCAACAATGCGCGGACGGCCCACGATGAAGGACACTTGACGGTTGTCAAGGAACTCATCAAACACGACGTGATCGTTCTTACAACGGGGTGTAACGCCATCGCCTGCGGGAAGGCGGGACTCCTGACACCCGAATCGGCGAAGGTTTTCTGCGGGCCCGGCCTGGCCGAGGTCTGCGAGGCTGTGGGTATTCCGCCGGTCCTGCACATGGGCTCCTGCGTGGACAACAGCAGGATTTTGATGGCGGCGACCGAAGTAGTGAAGGCCGGGGGTCTCGGGAACGATATCAGTGATCTTCCTGTCGCCGGATCGGCCCCTGAATGGATGAGCGAGAAGGCGATCAGCATCGGTCATTATTTTGTGGCTTCCGGTGTTTACACGGTATTCGGAGTCACGCTTCCTGTCAGCGGCGCGCCGGTCTTCGAAAACTACCTGTACAAGGAACTGGAGTCCATGTACGGCGGCATGTGGGATATGGAACCCGATCCCATCAAGCATGCCCACAAGATGATCGCCCATATCGACAAGAAGAGGAAGGCCCTGGGTATCGACAAGGCCCGCGAACGGGTCCTCATGGATATGGCCGATCGTCGCGAGATGGAAGCCGCTTAA
- the cdhC gene encoding CO dehydrogenase/CO-methylating acetyl-CoA synthase complex subunit beta, which translates to MSKLVAFAAIQGAYNIVSKAEGKYKKALETYGGSQKLEFPNTAYYLPIIYSLTGIKVTDLDSARKPLELARSLLPPHVKKDCHLPYLGPLLDAGMAALFAEEIVEAIRYVEDPDFYQPEVEDPDVENGKIWLGAADDAIMRKRGVEFVDGTAPGFAAIVGAAPDSATAKKMAEEYQLKTIYVFMAANQNGTTFAEQLIEEGVQIGWNTRLVPFGPDISAAVFALGFANRAGMAFGGIQPGDYKKQLKYQKDRIFAFVNALGDVNAEWAANAAGAINWGFPTIADTDIPEVLPTGVCTYEHVVANVSHDEMPSKSIEIRGLKVTITEIDIPLAYGPAFEGERVRKDDLYLEMGGGKTQCTELCKMADMNEIEDGKVTVVGPDVKDVKKGDRLPLGIYVQVAGREMQEDFEPILERQIHHLINYAQGIMHIGQRDISWIRVSGQAIEKGFTLKDIGTILHAKFHQDFGNILDKVQVTLYTNKEDVDKLTERARQEYKNRDDRVEKMTDESVEIYYSCTLCQSFAPSHVCVVSPERTGLCGAYNWMDCKASYEINPTGPNQPVEKGECLDPKLGQWKGVNEFVYKASRQAIDHYNFYSLVHDPMTTCGCCECIAAVLPACNGVMTVHRDYTGETPCGMKFTTLAGVMGGGQSSPGFVGHSKYNITQRKFIVGDGGLLRMVWMPKSLKEEIRERLIKRGEELGVPDLIDRIADETIGITEEEILPFLQEKDHPALKMEPIVG; encoded by the coding sequence ATGTCGAAACTTGTCGCATTTGCAGCCATTCAGGGTGCTTACAACATCGTCTCCAAGGCGGAAGGAAAATACAAGAAGGCCTTGGAAACTTACGGCGGGAGCCAGAAGCTGGAGTTCCCGAATACCGCATATTATCTGCCCATTATCTATTCTCTCACGGGTATCAAGGTCACGGACCTGGATTCTGCCCGCAAACCCCTCGAATTGGCCAGGAGCCTGTTGCCCCCCCATGTCAAGAAAGACTGCCACCTTCCCTACCTTGGGCCCCTACTGGACGCTGGCATGGCGGCTCTTTTCGCCGAGGAGATCGTAGAGGCCATCCGGTACGTGGAGGATCCGGATTTCTACCAGCCCGAGGTTGAGGATCCGGATGTTGAGAACGGCAAAATCTGGTTGGGGGCGGCCGACGACGCCATCATGAGAAAGCGTGGCGTTGAATTCGTTGACGGGACCGCTCCGGGTTTTGCAGCCATCGTTGGAGCCGCGCCCGATTCCGCCACGGCCAAGAAGATGGCCGAGGAATACCAGCTCAAGACCATATACGTATTCATGGCGGCCAATCAGAACGGGACCACCTTCGCCGAGCAGTTGATCGAAGAGGGGGTCCAGATCGGCTGGAACACCCGATTGGTGCCCTTCGGGCCGGACATCTCCGCTGCCGTATTCGCCCTTGGGTTCGCCAACCGGGCTGGAATGGCCTTCGGAGGCATCCAGCCGGGCGATTATAAGAAGCAATTGAAATACCAGAAGGACAGGATCTTCGCCTTCGTGAACGCCCTCGGTGATGTCAATGCGGAATGGGCGGCCAACGCTGCCGGGGCCATCAACTGGGGTTTTCCCACCATCGCCGACACCGACATTCCGGAGGTGCTCCCCACGGGCGTATGTACCTACGAGCACGTGGTTGCGAACGTGAGCCACGATGAGATGCCCTCGAAATCTATCGAGATCAGGGGTCTCAAGGTGACCATCACGGAGATCGATATTCCCCTGGCCTACGGGCCGGCCTTCGAGGGTGAGCGGGTCCGCAAGGACGATCTCTATCTGGAGATGGGCGGCGGCAAGACCCAGTGTACCGAGCTGTGCAAGATGGCCGACATGAACGAGATCGAAGACGGCAAGGTCACGGTCGTTGGTCCCGATGTCAAGGATGTCAAAAAGGGAGACCGCCTGCCTCTTGGTATTTACGTACAGGTAGCGGGACGTGAGATGCAGGAGGACTTCGAGCCGATCCTGGAACGACAGATCCACCACCTGATCAATTATGCCCAGGGCATCATGCACATAGGGCAGCGGGATATCTCGTGGATCCGCGTCAGCGGGCAGGCTATCGAGAAGGGCTTTACCCTGAAGGATATCGGGACCATTCTCCATGCCAAGTTCCACCAGGATTTCGGGAACATTCTGGACAAAGTCCAGGTGACCCTTTACACCAACAAGGAAGACGTGGACAAGCTCACCGAGCGGGCCCGCCAGGAATACAAAAACAGGGACGACCGCGTGGAGAAGATGACGGACGAAAGCGTGGAGATCTATTACTCCTGCACCTTGTGCCAGTCCTTCGCACCCAGTCATGTCTGCGTGGTGAGCCCTGAGAGAACGGGACTTTGCGGTGCTTACAACTGGATGGACTGTAAGGCTTCTTACGAGATCAACCCCACGGGACCGAACCAGCCGGTCGAGAAGGGCGAATGCCTGGATCCGAAACTCGGCCAGTGGAAGGGGGTCAATGAGTTTGTCTACAAGGCCTCCCGTCAGGCCATCGACCATTACAACTTCTACAGCCTGGTTCACGACCCGATGACCACCTGCGGGTGTTGTGAATGCATCGCGGCGGTCCTTCCCGCCTGTAACGGAGTAATGACGGTGCACCGCGACTACACGGGAGAGACTCCCTGCGGCATGAAGTTCACCACATTGGCGGGCGTTATGGGCGGAGGGCAGTCATCCCCTGGATTCGTCGGCCATTCAAAGTACAACATCACCCAGAGGAAATTCATTGTTGGGGACGGTGGTCTCCTCCGAATGGTATGGATGCCCAAGTCCCTTAAAGAGGAGATCAGGGAGCGGCTGATCAAGAGGGGTGAGGAACTTGGAGTTCCTGATCTGATCGACCGCATCGCCGATGAGACCATCGGGATCACCGAAGAGGAGATACTGCCTTTCCTCCAGGAAAAGGACCATCCGGCCCTGAAGATGGAACCCATTGTGGGGTAG
- a CDS encoding acetyl-CoA decarbonylase/synthase complex subunit gamma, translating to MGLTGIQIFKLLPKTNCGECGVPTCLAFAMNLASGKAELDSCPYVSDEAREQLAEASAPPIRPVAIGAGVRAFKIGGETVMFRHEKTFYNPTGLAALVPSDIAPEDLDKKLKTWNAYQYERVGINLRPEMVALKDVNGDGAGFAAAAKKIAEESEFNLILMTENVENMKAAVDACGFKKPLLYAATEQNAEEMGNLAKEKGLPLAVKADGMDNLIALSDKLTGMGLKDLVLDSGAREPKQLFQDQVVIRRAPLKAGNRSLGFPTITFPCEMASNLDMETALAAMLIAKYAGIVVLSDFRGDSLFPLLLERLNIFTDPQRPMTVTQGIYEINGPDENSPVLVTTNFSLTYFIVSGEIEGSRVPSWLLIMDTEGLSVMTAWAAGKFSGDAVAAFVKKCGIADKVSHKKIIIPGYAAAISGEMEEDLPDWEILIGPRDASLIPKYLKDMVK from the coding sequence ATGGGACTGACTGGAATACAGATATTTAAATTATTGCCGAAGACAAATTGCGGTGAGTGCGGCGTACCCACCTGCCTGGCATTTGCCATGAACCTGGCCTCCGGTAAGGCCGAATTGGATTCCTGCCCCTATGTTTCCGACGAGGCGAGGGAACAGCTTGCAGAGGCCTCTGCTCCCCCCATCCGCCCCGTTGCCATAGGAGCAGGCGTCAGGGCCTTCAAGATCGGCGGCGAAACGGTCATGTTCAGGCATGAGAAGACCTTTTACAATCCGACCGGATTGGCCGCCTTGGTCCCCTCGGATATCGCCCCGGAAGACCTGGACAAGAAGCTCAAGACCTGGAACGCTTACCAGTATGAGCGGGTCGGCATCAACTTAAGGCCGGAAATGGTGGCCCTTAAGGATGTGAACGGAGATGGAGCCGGGTTTGCGGCGGCGGCCAAAAAGATTGCTGAAGAGAGCGAATTCAATCTGATCCTCATGACCGAGAATGTGGAAAACATGAAGGCTGCCGTCGATGCCTGCGGATTCAAGAAACCGCTTCTCTACGCTGCAACCGAACAGAACGCCGAGGAAATGGGGAACCTGGCCAAGGAGAAAGGTCTCCCTCTGGCCGTTAAAGCGGACGGAATGGATAACCTGATCGCCTTGAGCGACAAGTTGACCGGTATGGGCCTGAAGGATCTGGTGCTGGATTCAGGGGCCAGGGAACCCAAACAGCTCTTCCAGGACCAGGTAGTCATCCGCAGGGCGCCACTTAAGGCCGGGAACCGATCCCTTGGTTTCCCCACCATCACCTTTCCCTGCGAGATGGCATCCAACCTGGATATGGAGACGGCCTTGGCGGCCATGTTGATCGCGAAGTATGCGGGAATCGTGGTTCTCTCTGATTTTCGAGGAGACAGCCTCTTTCCCCTGCTCCTGGAACGACTCAATATTTTCACGGATCCGCAACGTCCAATGACGGTCACCCAGGGGATCTACGAGATCAACGGGCCGGACGAGAATTCCCCGGTCCTGGTCACCACCAATTTCTCCCTGACTTACTTCATCGTGAGCGGGGAGATCGAGGGCAGCAGGGTACCGAGCTGGCTTCTCATTATGGATACCGAGGGACTCTCCGTGATGACTGCCTGGGCGGCAGGGAAATTTTCCGGTGACGCCGTGGCGGCCTTTGTCAAGAAGTGCGGCATTGCGGACAAGGTATCACACAAGAAGATCATCATTCCGGGGTATGCTGCGGCCATAAGCGGTGAAATGGAAGAGGACCTGCCGGACTGGGAAATCCTAATCGGTCCGAGGGATGCCTCGCTCATTCCTAAGTATCTTAAAGACATGGTCAAGTAG
- a CDS encoding acetyl-CoA decarbonylase/synthase complex subunit delta, translated as MAFEIPKQPYTGKIGETTIGTGDRALTLGGQDSYPFYLFEGNMPNPPRIAMEVWDYDPSEEWPQAAIEPFKDVISSPEAWAKKCVEEYGAEIIVLQLKSTDPNGQDRGPEEAAEVVKKVVDAVNVPVVVWGTANNQKDEEVLKAISEKCQGMNLGLAPVEEGNHKGVGASALGYNHTVVASSPIDVNLAKQLNILLGNLGVQSDKIIIDPTTGGLGYGLEYSYSVMERIRMAALTQEDDKLQIPMISNIGNEVWKCKEAGQSLEDAPTLGDPERRGILMETTAAVNYLLAGADAVILRHPESVRLVRSFIELMVNGGSAGEVKEIEKRLELEEPDLLAISPEPDLTIEEEETAPTKPKAKPAEAKKPKEEKPKAAPPKEDKKVAEMKPKAEEKKAASEEDKAKAEAEAKAKAEAEAKAKAEEEARAKAEAEAKARAEEEARKKAEEEAKAKAEAEAKAKAEAEAKAKAEKKAREKEELRALREKRARERERLEAERKAKEGAAVKKTPAAEQLSLVDKLIMNLNRIHKRI; from the coding sequence TTGGCCTTTGAGATTCCTAAACAGCCCTATACTGGAAAAATAGGGGAGACGACCATTGGAACTGGGGATAGAGCATTGACGTTGGGTGGACAGGACTCATACCCCTTTTACCTTTTTGAGGGGAACATGCCCAATCCACCCAGGATCGCCATGGAGGTATGGGACTACGACCCCAGCGAGGAGTGGCCTCAAGCAGCCATTGAACCCTTCAAAGATGTGATCTCTTCACCGGAGGCCTGGGCGAAAAAATGCGTTGAGGAGTACGGTGCGGAAATCATAGTCCTGCAACTGAAGAGCACCGACCCCAACGGGCAAGACAGGGGACCCGAAGAGGCCGCCGAGGTGGTAAAAAAAGTGGTTGATGCCGTGAACGTGCCGGTCGTGGTTTGGGGAACGGCGAACAATCAAAAGGATGAAGAGGTCCTGAAGGCCATCTCGGAGAAATGCCAGGGTATGAATCTGGGTCTTGCCCCCGTGGAAGAAGGAAACCATAAGGGTGTCGGGGCCAGTGCCCTGGGTTATAATCACACGGTTGTGGCTTCATCCCCGATCGACGTGAACCTGGCCAAGCAGTTGAACATCCTTCTCGGAAACCTTGGAGTTCAATCCGACAAGATCATCATTGACCCGACCACGGGTGGGCTCGGATACGGGTTGGAGTACTCCTATTCCGTGATGGAAAGGATTCGCATGGCGGCATTGACCCAGGAGGATGACAAGCTTCAGATTCCCATGATTTCCAACATCGGTAACGAAGTATGGAAATGCAAGGAAGCCGGTCAGTCCCTGGAGGATGCACCGACACTCGGTGATCCTGAGAGGCGTGGCATATTGATGGAGACGACGGCTGCAGTGAACTATCTTTTGGCTGGCGCTGATGCCGTGATATTGAGACATCCTGAGTCCGTAAGGCTGGTTCGTTCATTTATCGAGCTTATGGTCAATGGAGGTTCTGCCGGGGAAGTCAAAGAAATAGAAAAGCGACTCGAACTGGAGGAACCGGACCTTTTGGCTATTTCGCCTGAACCTGATCTGACGATCGAGGAGGAAGAGACGGCTCCAACCAAACCAAAGGCAAAGCCGGCTGAGGCAAAGAAACCAAAAGAAGAAAAACCGAAGGCCGCACCGCCCAAGGAAGATAAAAAGGTCGCGGAGATGAAACCCAAGGCAGAGGAAAAGAAAGCGGCTTCGGAAGAGGATAAGGCCAAGGCCGAGGCGGAAGCCAAGGCAAAGGCGGAGGCTGAAGCAAAAGCCAAGGCCGAAGAGGAGGCCAGAGCCAAAGCCGAGGCCGAGGCAAAGGCACGGGCCGAAGAGGAAGCACGAAAGAAGGCTGAAGAAGAGGCAAAGGCCAAGGCCGAAGCGGAAGCCAAGGCAAAGGCGGAGGCTGAAGCAAAAGCCAAGGCCGAAAAGAAGGCCAGAGAGAAAGAGGAACTAAGAGCCCTCAGGGAGAAGAGGGCCCGGGAAAGAGAGAGGCTTGAAGCGGAGCGGAAGGCCAAGGAAGGTGCGGCAGTCAAGAAGACGCCTGCTGCTGAACAACTGTCTCTTGTAGATAAACTGATCATGAATCTGAATCGAATCCACAAGAGAATTTGA